The nucleotide window GAAAGAGGTCGTCGTATCGCATTCCAGTATGTCCAGATGCTGCGTGCTGAAGGCATCATATAGACTGTCGTGTGTATCGTCTTGCAAGCGTTTACCTCATACGAGCCGTGAGCATTTCCCAAGGCATGTTGCAAGCACaaaagcgtgaagcacgaaggtgACGTCGCACCATTTTTCAGGTTCAAGATGTTTATCTTGGTAATCTCACATTTTGACGAACATCGCCGTGTGGCGTGTCGCATCGCGCACAACGCagtcgattcacgattcgtgattcacaattcaaGATTCccgatttgtgattcggTCACGATTGATTCTtcccgattcgtgattcagtcacgagtgattcTGGAAGACTGAAGAATTACACTACGCAGCCTGGCAGTGCACAGTGGCGAGTGTGCTTCATCGGCTGTGTATTCAAAGTTGTGCGTGCGTCGAGGAAAGACAAGAGCATCACGCATGACTGTTTCCTTACCAACGCTCGACCTTCATCCTCTCACTCTCGCATCCGCTGTTTCTTGTTTCGTGGTGGCGCTTTGCACCGACGCACATCCAACATGAGTTCAGGCTACGAGCTTCACCAGAAGCTGCGAACCAAGACGGTTCGACAagtcaagaagaagcaatACGATGAGGCGATTTCGACGCTTCATCAGGGAgcactcgagctgctctccCAATCCGAGCAGGGATCTGGCTGCGACCTGGCGGTATACATGATCGATGTATACGGCATCAAGAACCAAGTGGTAGATTCAGAAGCGCGCGATCGGATTACTGACATTCTCAGCAAAGCGGCGGCGGATTTTTGGCGCAAGAAGGTGATTGATGCTGCGGTCAAGTGGTCGGTAAAAGCGAGCGGTGCTTCTACGGGAGATCCTCTGTTGAGGTTGTTCATCGCCAAGCTGTACGCGCACGAGGCAGATTTCGAGCACGCCGAGCCACAtttcttggcgagctgcgtgCAGACTGAACAGACTTATGCAGTAGAGAGTGCGCCAAAAGCGTATGCTCAAGCAATGGCGGATTGGCTCTCTGCATTCGCGACGCAGACCTCGCAGATGCCAGGTGAGACGCGCAATGCGGATGCGATCCAACGCATTGAAGCGGGTCGATTTGCTCTACGTGCCACCATCCCGCTCCTCGCCAACCACGCCGTgaaagcagcgacgacaTTCCAAGAATCCTACCTCTCCACCGTCACCGCTCGCCTGAAAAGCCTTCTGCTACCCGTCCAACCCAACCCTCGACCATACATCCCGCCCGGTTCCGCCACTACCTCGTCCGATCTTCAGCTCTACTTGACAGCCAATGCCGATCTTAACTTCAGCCAAATCGCCGTGGCTCTCGTATGCGAGGCGGCCAAACTCTCACGCGTCCCGGATTCGCTCCGAAACGCGTGGATCCAACTGGTGCGACAGTACGAGAAGGAAGCTCCCGCGTTGACGCACGAGGATGCAGTGAGAGCTGCCATTCCACAGATCGGAACCGACTGGTTCggcttgcagcagcagcggaaCCAGAACAACATGCTGAGCGATATGATGGCGAGCCTATTCGGTGGTCCACCCACCAGCGCATCCGGCGCCGCCACCGAGAAGAAACACATTCAAGGAGCCGGTGCGCCTCCTAAGCCGCTCAATGCACCATCCCCCAATGCAGCACAATCGTCGTCCACATCCACAACAAGCGCTCCTGCGCTAGCGGATGACTTGGCAGACGACGAAATGGACTGACCTTCCTTGATCTCAGCACGCACCTCGCAGCCGCCATCTCACTGTAACAACCAGCCTTGCAACCGCACATCTGCGATCACGTCTGAACTGTCCGTCACCATTTTCGCCCCCCTATTACCGCTGCTAAGATGAGTCTCGACCGCGGCCCCACATTCTGTGTCCCCCTGCACCAAACACCACACAATTCAGCGTACGATGCCCCAAAACACGTGCATTGCAATCAATGTGAGAGAAGCGTAAACGTTGAAGCTGATCAAGCAAAAGCATCCATGACATCAGCCACGTCGTTGGTATCGGGCTCGGCGTCATTTGTAAAGGTCAAGAAGTTCTGTGGTCGATGCAGTTCGTCCCAGAAGCTCGGTGGACGATCCAGGACGACCGAGTACTTGATACTGCTAGACCATTGCGCCGAAAGACTGAGGCCGTAGTTCCATGCGCCTTGACTGGGGGTGAGCGTGGCTCCGAGGATTCGGtccgagagcagcagctgtacGCGATCCACCATGGTTGTCGCGTTGAAAGCTGAGTTGGCcgcgatctcggcatcgctcGCTTTGCGACCCCATTCGAAGCCCGCTACGGTGAGACTGTacgccgagagcgagacggaACCAGGCGTAAACGCGCACGTTATACAGATCGTAGAAGCACCCCACTCGGTATGCGCAGCCATAGTGCGTGCATGCTGCGCCACATCGTGCGCTGCCAAATGCGCGAGATCAATCGACGATGTCTTGATCCACCCGAGCGGCTCGAGATCCTTGAGCATGAAATCGTGCTTTGGCAAATCGTCCGGTAGCTCAACCCGATGGTTCGAGCCGCGTTGAGGCACCCACACGATCAGCTTGATCTCCTTGATACTCGGCGCGTCCGGCGGCGAAACTCCATACATATACCCAGCCACCTGCGTGCGCAGGTCAGAACTGACAATAAACGTCTTGAGGATGTTCTTCGGCATCACATACGTGAGCGAGCCAAGATCGTCCTTGATGTCTTCGTTAGACACGTACAGGTGTTGACACCTAAGCGCCAAGTTGGTCGCCGAAAGAGCGCGTACACGCCAGTCGGATTCGAAACTA belongs to Mycosarcoma maydis chromosome 3, whole genome shotgun sequence and includes:
- a CDS encoding uncharacterized protein (related to GET4 - protein with a role in insertion of tail-anchored proteins into the ER membrane), whose product is MSSGYELHQKLRTKTVRQVKKKQYDEAISTLHQGALELLSQSEQGSGCDLAVYMIDVYGIKNQVVDSEARDRITDILSKAAADFWRKKVIDAAVKWSVKASGASTGDPLLRLFIAKLYAHEADFEHAEPHFLASCVQTEQTYAVESAPKAYAQAMADWLSAFATQTSQMPGETRNADAIQRIEAGRFALRATIPLLANHAVKAATTFQESYLSTVTARLKSLLLPVQPNPRPYIPPGSATTSSDLQLYLTANADLNFSQIAVALVCEAAKLSRVPDSLRNAWIQLVRQYEKEAPALTHEDAVRAAIPQIGTDWFGLQQQRNQNNMLSDMMASLFGGPPTSASGAATEKKHIQGAGAPPKPLNAPSPNAAQSSSTSTTSAPALADDLADDEMD